The following proteins come from a genomic window of Miscanthus floridulus cultivar M001 chromosome 2, ASM1932011v1, whole genome shotgun sequence:
- the LOC136525614 gene encoding cell division control protein 48 homolog E-like isoform X1: MASQGEPSASASDPKEKKDYSTAILERKKSPNRLVVDEATNDDNSVVALHPDTMERLQLFRGDTVLLKGKKRKDTICIVLADETCEEPKVRMNKVVRQNLRVRLGDVVSVHQCQDVKYGKRVHILPIDDTVEGITGNLFDAFLKPYFLEAYRPARKGDLFLVRGGMRSVEFKVIETDPAEYCIVAPDTEIFCDGEPIKREDEERLDEVGYDDVGGVRKQMAQIRELVELPLRHPQLFKSIGVKPPKGILLYGPPGSGKTLIARAVANETGAFFFLINGPEIMSKLAGESESNLRKAFEEAEKNAPSIIFIDEIDSIAPKREKTNGEVERRIVSQLLTLMDGLKSRSHVIVMGATNRPNSIDPALRRFGRFDREIDIGVPDEVGRLEVLRIHTKNMKLAEDVNLELISKDTHGYVGADLAALCTEAALQCIREKMDIIDLEDETIDAEILNSMAVTNDHFKTALGTSNPSALRETVVEVPNVSWEDIGGLENIKRELQETVQYPVEHPEKFEKFGMSPSKGVLFYGPPGCGKTLLAKAIANECQANFISIKGPELLTMWFGESEANVREIFDKARQSAPCVLFFDELDSIATQVCTRLTLALYYFLCHVLCLTDVSAMLQRGSSVGDAGGAADRVLNQLLTEMDGMNAKKTVFIIGATNRPDIIDPALLRPGRLDQLIYIPLPDEQSRLQIFKACLRKSPVAKDVDLNALAKYTQGFSGADITEICQRACKYAIRENIEKDIERERRRKDNPEAMEEDEVDEIAEIKAAHFEESMKYARRSVSDADIRKYQAFAQTLQQSRGFGSEFRFSEQSATAGAAAADPFASAGAAADDDDLYS; encoded by the exons ATGGCGAGCCAAGGGGAGCCCTCGGCGTCCGCTTCCGATCC gaaggagaagaaggactacTCGACGGCGATCCTGGAGAGGAAAAAATCTCCGAACCGCCTTGTCGTCGACGAGGCCACCAACGACGATAACTCCGTCGTCGCACTGCACCCTGACACTATGGAGAGGCTGCAGCTCTTCCGCGGCGATACCGTGCTCCTCAAG GGTAAGAAGAGGAAAGACACTATTTGCATTGTCCTTGCGGATGAAACCTGTGAGGAGCCAAAGGTTCGGATGAACAAGGTTGTCCGCCAGAACCTGAGGGTGAGGCTTGGTGATGTGGTTTCTGTCCACCAGTGCCAGGATGTAAAATACGGGAAGCGTGTGCACATTCTTCCAATTGATGATACAGTTGAAGGCATTACAGGGAACTTGTTTGATGCCTTCTTGAAAC CATACTTCCTGGAAGCATACAGGCCCGCGAGGAAAGGAGACCTTTTCCTTGTCAGGGGTGGAATGAGAAGTGTGGAATTCAAAGTTATAGAGACTGATCCTGCTGAATATTGTATCGTTGCGCCAGATACTGAAATATTTTGTGATGGGGAGCCTATTAAGAGGGAGGATGAGGAGCGTCTTGATGAAGTTGGTTATGATGATGTTGGTGGAGTTAGAAAACAAATGGCCCAAATCAGAGAGCTTGTTGAGCTTCCACTACGCCATCCTCAGCTTTTCAAATCTATTGGTGTGAAGCCACCAAAGGGCATATTGCTGTATGGGCCACCTGGTTCTGGAAAGACTCTTATTGCTCGTGCTGTTGCAAATGAGACTGGAGCCTTTTTCTTTCTGATCAATGGCCCAGAGATTATGTCGAAGCTAGCAGGAGAGAGTGAGAGCAATCTCCGAAAGGCATTTGAAGAAGCGGAGAAGAATGCTCCATCTATCATTTTCATTGATGAAATTGATTCCATTGCACCCAAGAGAGAGAAGACCAATGGAGAAGTAGAGCGTCGTATTGTTTCACAGCTACTGACTCTTATGGATGGACTCAAATCTCGTTCCCATGTTATTGTTATGGGTGCTACAAACAGACCAAACAGCATTGATCCGGCTCTTCGAAGATTTGGAAGGTTTGACAGGGAAATTGACATTGGAGTTCCTGATGAAGTTGGCCGGCTTGAGGTTCTCCGCATTCACACTAAGAACATGAAACTAGCTGAAGAT GTTAATTTGGAACTCATTTCAAAGGATACCCATGGATACGTTGGTGCTGATCTTGCTGCCCTTTGCACTGAGGCTGCTCTTCAGTGCATTCGTGAGAAGATGGACATCATAGATCTTGAGGATGAGACAATAGATGCAGAGATATTGAACTCGATGGCTGTTACAAATGACCATTTCAAGACTGCGCTTGGAACAAGCAACCCATCTGCTCTCCGTGAAACT GTTGTTGAAGTCCCAAATGTCTCTTGGGAGGATATTGGTGGGCTGGAGAATATCAAGAGGGAGCTCCAGGAG ACTGTTCAATATCCTGTGGAGCATCCGGAGAAGTTCGAGAAGTTTGGTATGTCTCCATCCAAAGGAGTTCTGTTCTATGGTCCTCCTGGTTGCGGTAAGACCTTGTTGGCAAAGGCAATTGCCAATgagtgccaggctaacttcaTCAGTATCAAGGGTCCTGAGTTGCTTACCATGTGGTTTGGTGAGAGTGAAGCCAACGTCCGTGAAATCTTCGACAAGGCTCGCCAATCTGCTCCTTGTGTCCTCTTCTTTGATGAGCTTGACTCGATTGCTACTCAGGTCTGTACACGTCTCACCTTGGCTCTTTATTATTTTTTGTGTCATGTTTTATGTCTTACAGATGTTAGTGCGATGTTGCAGAGAGGAAGCAGTGTGGGTGATGCTGGAGGTGCAGCTGATAGAGTGCTTAATCAGCTACTGACAGAGATGGATGGCATGAATGCCAAGAAAACTGTGTTTATTATTGGGGCTACAAACAGGCCTGACATCATTGACCCTGCTCTGCTGAGGCCAGGGCGTCTTGACCAGCTGATCTACATTCCACTGCCTGATGAGCAGTCTAggctccagatcttcaaggcttGCCTTAGGAAGTCCCCTGTGGCGAAGGATGTGGACTTGAATGCTCTTGCTAAGTACACGCAAGGGTTCAGTGGAGCAGATATCACAGAAATTTGCCAGCGTGCGTGCAAATATGCAATCAGAGAGAACATTGAGAAG GACATTGAGAGGGAAAGGCGGAGAAAGGACAACCCTGAGgcgatggaagaagatgaagtggacGAGATTGCCGAGATCAAGGCGGCTCACTTCGAGGAGTCGATGAAGTATGCTCGGCGTAGTGTCAGTGATGCTGATATCCGCAAGTACCAGGCATTTGCCCAGACATTGCAGCAGTCCCGTGGGTTCGGCAGCGAGTTCCGCTTCTCGGAGCAGTCAGCAACAGCTGGTGCTGCTGCAGCCGATCCGTTTGCCTCTGCCGGTGCTGCGGCTGATGATGACGATCTATACAGCTAG
- the LOC136525614 gene encoding cell division control protein 48 homolog E-like isoform X2 has translation MASQGEPSASASDPKEKKDYSTAILERKKSPNRLVVDEATNDDNSVVALHPDTMERLQLFRGDTVLLKGKKRKDTICIVLADETCEEPKVRMNKVVRQNLRVRLGDVVSVHQCQDVKYGKRVHILPIDDTVEGITGNLFDAFLKPYFLEAYRPARKGDLFLVRGGMRSVEFKVIETDPAEYCIVAPDTEIFCDGEPIKREDEERLDEVGYDDVGGVRKQMAQIRELVELPLRHPQLFKSIGVKPPKGILLYGPPGSGKTLIARAVANETGAFFFLINGPEIMSKLAGESESNLRKAFEEAEKNAPSIIFIDEIDSIAPKREKTNGEVERRIVSQLLTLMDGLKSRSHVIVMGATNRPNSIDPALRRFGRFDREIDIGVPDEVGRLEVLRIHTKNMKLAEDVNLELISKDTHGYVGADLAALCTEAALQCIREKMDIIDLEDETIDAEILNSMAVTNDHFKTALGTSNPSALRETVVEVPNVSWEDIGGLENIKRELQETVQYPVEHPEKFEKFGMSPSKGVLFYGPPGCGKTLLAKAIANECQANFISIKGPELLTMWFGESEANVREIFDKARQSAPCVLFFDELDSIATQRGSSVGDAGGAADRVLNQLLTEMDGMNAKKTVFIIGATNRPDIIDPALLRPGRLDQLIYIPLPDEQSRLQIFKACLRKSPVAKDVDLNALAKYTQGFSGADITEICQRACKYAIRENIEKDIERERRRKDNPEAMEEDEVDEIAEIKAAHFEESMKYARRSVSDADIRKYQAFAQTLQQSRGFGSEFRFSEQSATAGAAAADPFASAGAAADDDDLYS, from the exons ATGGCGAGCCAAGGGGAGCCCTCGGCGTCCGCTTCCGATCC gaaggagaagaaggactacTCGACGGCGATCCTGGAGAGGAAAAAATCTCCGAACCGCCTTGTCGTCGACGAGGCCACCAACGACGATAACTCCGTCGTCGCACTGCACCCTGACACTATGGAGAGGCTGCAGCTCTTCCGCGGCGATACCGTGCTCCTCAAG GGTAAGAAGAGGAAAGACACTATTTGCATTGTCCTTGCGGATGAAACCTGTGAGGAGCCAAAGGTTCGGATGAACAAGGTTGTCCGCCAGAACCTGAGGGTGAGGCTTGGTGATGTGGTTTCTGTCCACCAGTGCCAGGATGTAAAATACGGGAAGCGTGTGCACATTCTTCCAATTGATGATACAGTTGAAGGCATTACAGGGAACTTGTTTGATGCCTTCTTGAAAC CATACTTCCTGGAAGCATACAGGCCCGCGAGGAAAGGAGACCTTTTCCTTGTCAGGGGTGGAATGAGAAGTGTGGAATTCAAAGTTATAGAGACTGATCCTGCTGAATATTGTATCGTTGCGCCAGATACTGAAATATTTTGTGATGGGGAGCCTATTAAGAGGGAGGATGAGGAGCGTCTTGATGAAGTTGGTTATGATGATGTTGGTGGAGTTAGAAAACAAATGGCCCAAATCAGAGAGCTTGTTGAGCTTCCACTACGCCATCCTCAGCTTTTCAAATCTATTGGTGTGAAGCCACCAAAGGGCATATTGCTGTATGGGCCACCTGGTTCTGGAAAGACTCTTATTGCTCGTGCTGTTGCAAATGAGACTGGAGCCTTTTTCTTTCTGATCAATGGCCCAGAGATTATGTCGAAGCTAGCAGGAGAGAGTGAGAGCAATCTCCGAAAGGCATTTGAAGAAGCGGAGAAGAATGCTCCATCTATCATTTTCATTGATGAAATTGATTCCATTGCACCCAAGAGAGAGAAGACCAATGGAGAAGTAGAGCGTCGTATTGTTTCACAGCTACTGACTCTTATGGATGGACTCAAATCTCGTTCCCATGTTATTGTTATGGGTGCTACAAACAGACCAAACAGCATTGATCCGGCTCTTCGAAGATTTGGAAGGTTTGACAGGGAAATTGACATTGGAGTTCCTGATGAAGTTGGCCGGCTTGAGGTTCTCCGCATTCACACTAAGAACATGAAACTAGCTGAAGAT GTTAATTTGGAACTCATTTCAAAGGATACCCATGGATACGTTGGTGCTGATCTTGCTGCCCTTTGCACTGAGGCTGCTCTTCAGTGCATTCGTGAGAAGATGGACATCATAGATCTTGAGGATGAGACAATAGATGCAGAGATATTGAACTCGATGGCTGTTACAAATGACCATTTCAAGACTGCGCTTGGAACAAGCAACCCATCTGCTCTCCGTGAAACT GTTGTTGAAGTCCCAAATGTCTCTTGGGAGGATATTGGTGGGCTGGAGAATATCAAGAGGGAGCTCCAGGAG ACTGTTCAATATCCTGTGGAGCATCCGGAGAAGTTCGAGAAGTTTGGTATGTCTCCATCCAAAGGAGTTCTGTTCTATGGTCCTCCTGGTTGCGGTAAGACCTTGTTGGCAAAGGCAATTGCCAATgagtgccaggctaacttcaTCAGTATCAAGGGTCCTGAGTTGCTTACCATGTGGTTTGGTGAGAGTGAAGCCAACGTCCGTGAAATCTTCGACAAGGCTCGCCAATCTGCTCCTTGTGTCCTCTTCTTTGATGAGCTTGACTCGATTGCTACTCAG AGAGGAAGCAGTGTGGGTGATGCTGGAGGTGCAGCTGATAGAGTGCTTAATCAGCTACTGACAGAGATGGATGGCATGAATGCCAAGAAAACTGTGTTTATTATTGGGGCTACAAACAGGCCTGACATCATTGACCCTGCTCTGCTGAGGCCAGGGCGTCTTGACCAGCTGATCTACATTCCACTGCCTGATGAGCAGTCTAggctccagatcttcaaggcttGCCTTAGGAAGTCCCCTGTGGCGAAGGATGTGGACTTGAATGCTCTTGCTAAGTACACGCAAGGGTTCAGTGGAGCAGATATCACAGAAATTTGCCAGCGTGCGTGCAAATATGCAATCAGAGAGAACATTGAGAAG GACATTGAGAGGGAAAGGCGGAGAAAGGACAACCCTGAGgcgatggaagaagatgaagtggacGAGATTGCCGAGATCAAGGCGGCTCACTTCGAGGAGTCGATGAAGTATGCTCGGCGTAGTGTCAGTGATGCTGATATCCGCAAGTACCAGGCATTTGCCCAGACATTGCAGCAGTCCCGTGGGTTCGGCAGCGAGTTCCGCTTCTCGGAGCAGTCAGCAACAGCTGGTGCTGCTGCAGCCGATCCGTTTGCCTCTGCCGGTGCTGCGGCTGATGATGACGATCTATACAGCTAG